A single window of Balaenoptera acutorostrata chromosome X, mBalAcu1.1, whole genome shotgun sequence DNA harbors:
- the PORCN gene encoding protein-serine O-palmitoleoyltransferase porcupine isoform X1, with translation MATFSRQEFFQQLLQGCLLPTAQQGLDQIWLLLAICLVCRLLWRLGLPSYLKHASTVAGGFFSLYHFFQLHMVWVVLLSLLCYLVLFLCRHSSHRGVFLSVTILIYLLMGEMHMVDTVTWHKMRGAQMIVAMKAVSLGFDLDRGEVGAVPSPVEFMGYLYFVGTIVFGPWISFHSYLQAVQGRPLSRRWLQKVARSLALALLCLVLSTCVGPYLFPYFIPLDGDRLLRNKKRKARGTMVRWLRAYESAVSFHFSNYFVGFLSEATATLAGAGFTEEKDHLEWDLTVSKPLNVELPRSMVEVVTSWNLPMSYWLNNYVFKNALRLGTFSAVLVTYAASALLHGFSFHLAAVLLSLAFITYVEHVLRKRLARILSACILSKRCPPDCSHQHRLGLGVRALNLLFGALAIFHLAYLGSLFDVDVDDTTEEQGYGMAYTVHKWSELSWASHWVTFGCWIFYRLIG, from the exons ATGGCCACCTTCAGCCGCCAGGAATTTTTCCAGCAGCTGCTGCAGGGCTGTCTCCTGCCTACTGCCCAGCAGGGCCTTGACCAGATCTGGCTGCTCCTTGCCATCTGCCTCGTCTGCCGCCTCCTGTGGAGGCTTG GGTTGCCATCCTACCTGAAGCATGCAAGCACCGTGGCAGGCGGGTTCTTCAGCCTCTACCACTTCTTCCAGCTGCACATGGTTTGGGTCGTGCTGCTCAGCCTCCTGTGCTACCTCGTGCTGTTCCTCTGCCGACATTCCTCCCATCGCGGCGTCTTCCTCTCCGTCACCATCCTCATCTACCTACTCATGGG TGAGATGCACATGGTGGACACCGTGACATGGCACAAGATGAGAG GGGCCCAGATGATTGTGGCCATGAAGGCGGTGTCTCTGGGCTTCGACCTGGACCGGGGTGAGGTGGGTGCAGTGCCCTCGCCCGTGGAGTTCATGGGCTACCTCTACTTCGTGGGCACCATCGTCTTTGGGCCCTGGATATCCTTCCACAGCTACCTACAGGCCGTCCAAGGCCGCCCGCTG AGCCGCCGATGGCTGCAGAAGGTGGCCCGGAGTCTGGCGCTGGCCCTGCTGTGCCTTGTGCTGTCCACCTGTGTGGGCCCCTACCTCTTCCCGTACTTCATCCCCCTTGATGGTGACCGCCTCCTTCGCAA CAAGAAACGCAAAGCCAG GGGCACCATGGTAAG GTGGCTGCGAGCCTATGAGAGCGCTGTCTCCTTCCACTTCAGCAACTATTTTGTGGGCTTTCTGTCCGAGGCCACGGCCACGTTGGCGGGGGCTGGCTTCACCGAGGAGAAGGATCACCTGGAatg GGACCTGACGGTCTCTAAGCCACTGAACGTGGAGCTGCCCCGGTCCATGGTGGAAGTTGTCACAAGCTGGAACCTGCCCATGTCTTATTGGCTAAATAACT ATGTTTTCAAGAATGCTCTCCGCCTGGGGACCTTCTCAGCTGTGCTGGTGACCTATGCAGCCAGTGCCCTCCTGCAC ggcttcAGCTTCCACCTGGCTGCGGTGCTGCTGTCCCTGGCGTTTATCACTTACGTGGAGCACG TCCTCCGAAAGCGCCTGGCTCGGATCCTCAGTGCCTGCATCTTGTCGAAACGGTGCCCACCAGACTGTTCACACCAGCATCGCTTG GGCCTGGGGGTGCGAGCCTTAAACCTGCTCTTTGGGGCCCTGGCCATCTTCCACCTGGCCTACCTGGGCTCCCTGTTCGATGTTGATGTGGACGACACCACAGAGGAGCAG GGCTACGGCATGGCATACACTGTCCACAAATGGTCAGAGCTCAGCTGGGCCAGTCACTGGGTCACTTTTGGATGCTGGATCTTCTACCGTCTCATAGGCTGA
- the PORCN gene encoding protein-serine O-palmitoleoyltransferase porcupine isoform X2: MATFSRQEFFQQLLQGCLLPTAQQGLDQIWLLLAICLVCRLLWRLGLPSYLKHASTVAGGFFSLYHFFQLHMVWVVLLSLLCYLVLFLCRHSSHRGVFLSVTILIYLLMGEMHMVDTVTWHKMRGAQMIVAMKAVSLGFDLDRGEVGAVPSPVEFMGYLYFVGTIVFGPWISFHSYLQAVQGRPLSRRWLQKVARSLALALLCLVLSTCVGPYLFPYFIPLDGDRLLRNKKRKARWLRAYESAVSFHFSNYFVGFLSEATATLAGAGFTEEKDHLEWDLTVSKPLNVELPRSMVEVVTSWNLPMSYWLNNYVFKNALRLGTFSAVLVTYAASALLHGFSFHLAAVLLSLAFITYVEHVLRKRLARILSACILSKRCPPDCSHQHRLGLGVRALNLLFGALAIFHLAYLGSLFDVDVDDTTEEQGYGMAYTVHKWSELSWASHWVTFGCWIFYRLIG; the protein is encoded by the exons ATGGCCACCTTCAGCCGCCAGGAATTTTTCCAGCAGCTGCTGCAGGGCTGTCTCCTGCCTACTGCCCAGCAGGGCCTTGACCAGATCTGGCTGCTCCTTGCCATCTGCCTCGTCTGCCGCCTCCTGTGGAGGCTTG GGTTGCCATCCTACCTGAAGCATGCAAGCACCGTGGCAGGCGGGTTCTTCAGCCTCTACCACTTCTTCCAGCTGCACATGGTTTGGGTCGTGCTGCTCAGCCTCCTGTGCTACCTCGTGCTGTTCCTCTGCCGACATTCCTCCCATCGCGGCGTCTTCCTCTCCGTCACCATCCTCATCTACCTACTCATGGG TGAGATGCACATGGTGGACACCGTGACATGGCACAAGATGAGAG GGGCCCAGATGATTGTGGCCATGAAGGCGGTGTCTCTGGGCTTCGACCTGGACCGGGGTGAGGTGGGTGCAGTGCCCTCGCCCGTGGAGTTCATGGGCTACCTCTACTTCGTGGGCACCATCGTCTTTGGGCCCTGGATATCCTTCCACAGCTACCTACAGGCCGTCCAAGGCCGCCCGCTG AGCCGCCGATGGCTGCAGAAGGTGGCCCGGAGTCTGGCGCTGGCCCTGCTGTGCCTTGTGCTGTCCACCTGTGTGGGCCCCTACCTCTTCCCGTACTTCATCCCCCTTGATGGTGACCGCCTCCTTCGCAA CAAGAAACGCAAAGCCAG GTGGCTGCGAGCCTATGAGAGCGCTGTCTCCTTCCACTTCAGCAACTATTTTGTGGGCTTTCTGTCCGAGGCCACGGCCACGTTGGCGGGGGCTGGCTTCACCGAGGAGAAGGATCACCTGGAatg GGACCTGACGGTCTCTAAGCCACTGAACGTGGAGCTGCCCCGGTCCATGGTGGAAGTTGTCACAAGCTGGAACCTGCCCATGTCTTATTGGCTAAATAACT ATGTTTTCAAGAATGCTCTCCGCCTGGGGACCTTCTCAGCTGTGCTGGTGACCTATGCAGCCAGTGCCCTCCTGCAC ggcttcAGCTTCCACCTGGCTGCGGTGCTGCTGTCCCTGGCGTTTATCACTTACGTGGAGCACG TCCTCCGAAAGCGCCTGGCTCGGATCCTCAGTGCCTGCATCTTGTCGAAACGGTGCCCACCAGACTGTTCACACCAGCATCGCTTG GGCCTGGGGGTGCGAGCCTTAAACCTGCTCTTTGGGGCCCTGGCCATCTTCCACCTGGCCTACCTGGGCTCCCTGTTCGATGTTGATGTGGACGACACCACAGAGGAGCAG GGCTACGGCATGGCATACACTGTCCACAAATGGTCAGAGCTCAGCTGGGCCAGTCACTGGGTCACTTTTGGATGCTGGATCTTCTACCGTCTCATAGGCTGA
- the PORCN gene encoding protein-serine O-palmitoleoyltransferase porcupine isoform X3, giving the protein MATFSRQEFFQQLLQGCLLPTAQQGLDQIWLLLAICLVCRLLWRLGLPSYLKHASTVAGGFFSLYHFFQLHMVWVVLLSLLCYLVLFLCRHSSHRGVFLSVTILIYLLMGEMHMVDTVTWHKMRGAQMIVAMKAVSLGFDLDRGEVGAVPSPVEFMGYLYFVGTIVFGPWISFHSYLQAVQGRPLSRRWLQKVARSLALALLCLVLSTCVGPYLFPYFIPLDGDRLLRKGTMVRWLRAYESAVSFHFSNYFVGFLSEATATLAGAGFTEEKDHLEWDLTVSKPLNVELPRSMVEVVTSWNLPMSYWLNNYVFKNALRLGTFSAVLVTYAASALLHGFSFHLAAVLLSLAFITYVEHVLRKRLARILSACILSKRCPPDCSHQHRLGLGVRALNLLFGALAIFHLAYLGSLFDVDVDDTTEEQGYGMAYTVHKWSELSWASHWVTFGCWIFYRLIG; this is encoded by the exons ATGGCCACCTTCAGCCGCCAGGAATTTTTCCAGCAGCTGCTGCAGGGCTGTCTCCTGCCTACTGCCCAGCAGGGCCTTGACCAGATCTGGCTGCTCCTTGCCATCTGCCTCGTCTGCCGCCTCCTGTGGAGGCTTG GGTTGCCATCCTACCTGAAGCATGCAAGCACCGTGGCAGGCGGGTTCTTCAGCCTCTACCACTTCTTCCAGCTGCACATGGTTTGGGTCGTGCTGCTCAGCCTCCTGTGCTACCTCGTGCTGTTCCTCTGCCGACATTCCTCCCATCGCGGCGTCTTCCTCTCCGTCACCATCCTCATCTACCTACTCATGGG TGAGATGCACATGGTGGACACCGTGACATGGCACAAGATGAGAG GGGCCCAGATGATTGTGGCCATGAAGGCGGTGTCTCTGGGCTTCGACCTGGACCGGGGTGAGGTGGGTGCAGTGCCCTCGCCCGTGGAGTTCATGGGCTACCTCTACTTCGTGGGCACCATCGTCTTTGGGCCCTGGATATCCTTCCACAGCTACCTACAGGCCGTCCAAGGCCGCCCGCTG AGCCGCCGATGGCTGCAGAAGGTGGCCCGGAGTCTGGCGCTGGCCCTGCTGTGCCTTGTGCTGTCCACCTGTGTGGGCCCCTACCTCTTCCCGTACTTCATCCCCCTTGATGGTGACCGCCTCCTTCGCAA GGGCACCATGGTAAG GTGGCTGCGAGCCTATGAGAGCGCTGTCTCCTTCCACTTCAGCAACTATTTTGTGGGCTTTCTGTCCGAGGCCACGGCCACGTTGGCGGGGGCTGGCTTCACCGAGGAGAAGGATCACCTGGAatg GGACCTGACGGTCTCTAAGCCACTGAACGTGGAGCTGCCCCGGTCCATGGTGGAAGTTGTCACAAGCTGGAACCTGCCCATGTCTTATTGGCTAAATAACT ATGTTTTCAAGAATGCTCTCCGCCTGGGGACCTTCTCAGCTGTGCTGGTGACCTATGCAGCCAGTGCCCTCCTGCAC ggcttcAGCTTCCACCTGGCTGCGGTGCTGCTGTCCCTGGCGTTTATCACTTACGTGGAGCACG TCCTCCGAAAGCGCCTGGCTCGGATCCTCAGTGCCTGCATCTTGTCGAAACGGTGCCCACCAGACTGTTCACACCAGCATCGCTTG GGCCTGGGGGTGCGAGCCTTAAACCTGCTCTTTGGGGCCCTGGCCATCTTCCACCTGGCCTACCTGGGCTCCCTGTTCGATGTTGATGTGGACGACACCACAGAGGAGCAG GGCTACGGCATGGCATACACTGTCCACAAATGGTCAGAGCTCAGCTGGGCCAGTCACTGGGTCACTTTTGGATGCTGGATCTTCTACCGTCTCATAGGCTGA
- the PORCN gene encoding protein-serine O-palmitoleoyltransferase porcupine isoform X4: MATFSRQEFFQQLLQGCLLPTAQQGLDQIWLLLAICLVCRLLWRLGLPSYLKHASTVAGGFFSLYHFFQLHMVWVVLLSLLCYLVLFLCRHSSHRGVFLSVTILIYLLMGEMHMVDTVTWHKMRGAQMIVAMKAVSLGFDLDRGEVGAVPSPVEFMGYLYFVGTIVFGPWISFHSYLQAVQGRPLSRRWLQKVARSLALALLCLVLSTCVGPYLFPYFIPLDGDRLLRKWLRAYESAVSFHFSNYFVGFLSEATATLAGAGFTEEKDHLEWDLTVSKPLNVELPRSMVEVVTSWNLPMSYWLNNYVFKNALRLGTFSAVLVTYAASALLHGFSFHLAAVLLSLAFITYVEHVLRKRLARILSACILSKRCPPDCSHQHRLGLGVRALNLLFGALAIFHLAYLGSLFDVDVDDTTEEQGYGMAYTVHKWSELSWASHWVTFGCWIFYRLIG; encoded by the exons ATGGCCACCTTCAGCCGCCAGGAATTTTTCCAGCAGCTGCTGCAGGGCTGTCTCCTGCCTACTGCCCAGCAGGGCCTTGACCAGATCTGGCTGCTCCTTGCCATCTGCCTCGTCTGCCGCCTCCTGTGGAGGCTTG GGTTGCCATCCTACCTGAAGCATGCAAGCACCGTGGCAGGCGGGTTCTTCAGCCTCTACCACTTCTTCCAGCTGCACATGGTTTGGGTCGTGCTGCTCAGCCTCCTGTGCTACCTCGTGCTGTTCCTCTGCCGACATTCCTCCCATCGCGGCGTCTTCCTCTCCGTCACCATCCTCATCTACCTACTCATGGG TGAGATGCACATGGTGGACACCGTGACATGGCACAAGATGAGAG GGGCCCAGATGATTGTGGCCATGAAGGCGGTGTCTCTGGGCTTCGACCTGGACCGGGGTGAGGTGGGTGCAGTGCCCTCGCCCGTGGAGTTCATGGGCTACCTCTACTTCGTGGGCACCATCGTCTTTGGGCCCTGGATATCCTTCCACAGCTACCTACAGGCCGTCCAAGGCCGCCCGCTG AGCCGCCGATGGCTGCAGAAGGTGGCCCGGAGTCTGGCGCTGGCCCTGCTGTGCCTTGTGCTGTCCACCTGTGTGGGCCCCTACCTCTTCCCGTACTTCATCCCCCTTGATGGTGACCGCCTCCTTCGCAA GTGGCTGCGAGCCTATGAGAGCGCTGTCTCCTTCCACTTCAGCAACTATTTTGTGGGCTTTCTGTCCGAGGCCACGGCCACGTTGGCGGGGGCTGGCTTCACCGAGGAGAAGGATCACCTGGAatg GGACCTGACGGTCTCTAAGCCACTGAACGTGGAGCTGCCCCGGTCCATGGTGGAAGTTGTCACAAGCTGGAACCTGCCCATGTCTTATTGGCTAAATAACT ATGTTTTCAAGAATGCTCTCCGCCTGGGGACCTTCTCAGCTGTGCTGGTGACCTATGCAGCCAGTGCCCTCCTGCAC ggcttcAGCTTCCACCTGGCTGCGGTGCTGCTGTCCCTGGCGTTTATCACTTACGTGGAGCACG TCCTCCGAAAGCGCCTGGCTCGGATCCTCAGTGCCTGCATCTTGTCGAAACGGTGCCCACCAGACTGTTCACACCAGCATCGCTTG GGCCTGGGGGTGCGAGCCTTAAACCTGCTCTTTGGGGCCCTGGCCATCTTCCACCTGGCCTACCTGGGCTCCCTGTTCGATGTTGATGTGGACGACACCACAGAGGAGCAG GGCTACGGCATGGCATACACTGTCCACAAATGGTCAGAGCTCAGCTGGGCCAGTCACTGGGTCACTTTTGGATGCTGGATCTTCTACCGTCTCATAGGCTGA